The DNA sequence GAAGCCATGAAAACAAAGCTCAGCATAGTTCTGCATCTCGCCTAACTAGTCCGTGTCATTATTCCTTTGCGAAGAGAGCCATGTCGTACTTCTTCCAATGCTCCTTCGCCACCCATCCTGCTCTGCTTCAAATGGCCTTTTGTCACAAAAGATAAAACATTAAGGTCAGAATTGCTCCCACTGTGGTTAAATGCAGCATCCTGTGAAGGTAGGTGAGAAACACCAGCAGTCTGTGAGCAGCTATTTCAAGAAAACCATCGCAgtgaataaaactgaaaaggaggggggggggaggcaccGAAGGATAAACAAACCAGCTTGTGGCCATGGCGACGAGCTGATCAAATGCGTTTTCCATACCTACTGTTCTCCCTGTGCTCAGCGAGCATTCCTTGGTGTTGTAATTGGTAGTCCAAAGGCAAAAAAGGGAGAAACAACGGTCCTTAGTTCATGCAGTAGAACTCCGAAAAGGGAGTGGGAGCTCAGCGTTTACTAGCCATTATGGCCACGCATGCCAAGTCGAGCTCTTTACTGGCACTGCCAGGAGACCTGTGTGCCAAAGAGCAGAGCAGCCCTGCCGGGACTGGCACAGCTGATCCCTCCCCTGTCACCAGCTGTACCACGCGAGTGGATCATGGGAGGGGTGGCCTCTGTCACACCAGCAGATACCATCTGGGCACAACCATGGGGGGGAAGGAAAGTCTCCATCCAATACTGCACAAGGTGACACATTCAGGGCACAGTTGGCTATGCAAAGAGGCAGCTGCAATTTCTAAATTTCTCCATTCTGCCACGATGgcttcctttgtttgttttcaaaggaTGTAAGGTAATTCAACAGAGAAGTTGCACAGATTCTGACTGGCTGTAACAAGCCTTAACTGCCAAAAGGCTCAGGCAAATACTGGATGAAACCATTTCTAccaaaccataaaaacaaaaagcaaaaacaaacaaaaagaaatcaaCAGGATTATCATTTTAAGCCATTTTCATTAATAAAGAATTATCATGGAAAGCAGCCAGTCTAAAACAGAAGTGAGAAGTGAAACTTCCTTTCTAGAACCCAAAGAACTGTACAACAATATTACCAGAACACCAAATGTAAGaaaatttaacaatttaacaaaacTAGGATTTAAAGGATGCCTTTATGACACATAAATGCCTAAAATCCTAATGTAGGTTTTTGCTATCATCAGACATCAGTTCAAGCAGTACATCAGTATAATCTTATGTTGACACTTCATGAGTTTGGTTTTGTCCTCTAAGAGTCATTAGCAAAATATATTCTACACTGTTATTTAGGCCAACACATGCAGTTGACTCAAGAGCAGTTAGACAAAACGCCCGTTTAAAAACTAGAGTAGGGGATCTtactaaagaaagaaacagcaaaTGCTGAAATGATTGGAGAAACAGGAAAGGAAGTGACTTAAGTCCAACTTCACATTTAGcacatttagtcattttaaagtCTCAATGACACATTTTAGGCAGTTTCAGGCCTAGTTTCATCCAAGTCATATTGCAACAACCATgactttaaataataaaatggtcTTATTTGCAAGATATGCATACTGTGGTGTCTTTTTATTAAACTCAGAGCTTATCCTGTAGTGACATGGCACTGTTTCAACAATTCCTGACTGAAACTTTACCAAAACAACTAATTTTAGAACAACTGAGATGCAACCCAGCCACTCAAGTTCAATGCAGAAATCCATACACTGCTGCTGTGATAGCCAGTAGCAATCTTTAAAATCCAGATGCCCTTTCCAGTTTCATTGTTTACCAAGCCTACCACCTGTTTTGGGCAACAAAATTATCGGTGAATGAGAAGGTAGCTAATGTTCACTTGAGTAATGCCTCTTCAGGAATCACTGAGGAGCAAAGCAAATTTGAAAGCAAATCCACTTGTAGATTTTCACACCAGCATGGTTAAACATTGTTATTAAACATGTGCCAAGTAAAAATCAGAGGATAGGTCACAAATACAGCAGGATAACATGTTTGCAGTTCAGGTCAAGGTGTACTGTTACTGGGATGATGCTCATGCTGTGATTATAGAATGAAAGGACGTTGGTTCAATGACTTGCGCATAGCTGGCCAGTGTCCACAGCCATGCAGCTGACAACAGACTATAGCTAGATACACATTGGTTTTATGGCTACACCAACAGCTGTTCGACCTTTCACCTGACTGAGGAGGGCAACTGgcgaaaaaaaaacagcacataaTGAATTAACGTCGAAAATGACTCCTCTATCGTTATATTTTTGCTGACCTTCTGTTTCAGTGAAATGTCCGTTGCGGATTCCTCagtaaaaataatgtaactATGACAATATTGGGCGGCCGGGGCCCAGATAGTTGCTGTACGGCTGAAAATAGCAACATCACATTTGTGTTCATTCTAACGTTTGAATAATGAACAAGACAAGCAATATTTAACTAACAACTTTAAAGCCAATGTTTACCAAATAACCCACTGATGTGAACTCCCGAATAGGAAGCACAGAACTAGCTACCACATCGGATTCACGCTCTGATTGTACAGTAGGTGGTGGCTACAAcacaattagctagctagctaactagctacctgGCGTGTATATAGACGCATTGCTAATTTAGAGAGTAAATTAATCACAGTACATATACAGGTCGCAACCAACGTCGTCATAATAACTGCAAATATTTTGACACAAGAAATTCGCACTGGCATCATCTTAACCTTCCTGCATGCCCGTGTGTGCTAACTAGCATTTGCGCAGGAGATGCTAGCCGCTGGGTTAGCCGTCCAGCTAGCGCCGCTGGCAAACCGAGCAGTTTGTATTCCTGGACCAGTTTGTTAACAACAGCAGCTACCAGTTAATACTGGTACGATTCGTAATATGATTCGTAGATTCTCATACCAGCTTTGCAACTGAAAGCAATCCAACAAGCAGTCCGCTACCTGGCCAATATTTGCCATATCTCCAGTGGCTGCATATCAATGGACAACTTACCAGTAAAGCTGTTTAGGTCGGTAAAAACCGGTCGTATTATTGTGGGTCTAAAAATAATGCATCAATGACAATCTTCTCGCCCTCTTTCCATCCATATTTGACACATTATTCCACAATCTATTAAGTGGTTACTGTTTCTGTAGAATTCGCTAGCTAGTGGCCATATTTAATCCTCGACATCCCAACAACACAACCTCCTCATCCTGGGTCCACTCGCTTACTTCGTCTTGGCGTTGAGACGGAGAAGCTGCACGCTAACATTTTCCAACATTTTGGCACATAGAGGAGAAACACTGCCATCTGCCTGCGAACTATCAGAATGTGTCTTTTTGGCCAGGTTACAGTAAATCGTAGTGTAAACTTGTGTCTTCTGTACACGGTTTTTCAAAGGGGCTGATACACGTTTTATTTTGATAACATTTAAACAATCCCAATATCTATTTACACTTCCTACTAAAACGTTGCCACCGATTTATGTCTTTTTAGTGAAATAACGtactttaaataatttatatgtaATTGTTTTGAGCTTCTTTATTACACCTCAACATGCTATTTATTACACCATTATCTCGTTGTAAACAGCCAACATGGTAAAATACCTGCATAGCGTTAACTTAACACCTTGCCATAAagcctgtaaaataaaattattttaacatgctAAAGTTAGAagtcaggatttttttttaaatcatttaagaGGGACAAGAAAGATACAAATCACACATAGGGCCACATGTAGGGCATAAAaggttaaacaaaaaaatagcaAACTACTTATGATTTagaataatttataatttattgtgTATTAGAAtgattgtttttaaaacataatagTAGTAGACTatttgagcccttgcaatgaaaaaacgTATATCCACTTCCACTTTTTAGCATTTTACCTTAAAATTGAAATGTAccttaaaattatattaaaatgctaaatatgctttatttagatttaAGTAAAACCAGATGGCAAATATAATATTGAGtttaattaaaactaaatttaCAGATACAAATGTTATGTTCCCTCAGAGGTGACGTGTGTAATCCAAGACGAACATATCCCTTTTAGTTCCAAaaccacttttaaaaaaatctttacagATTATAAATGATTTAGATTATAGCaagttatacatttttttaagtttctgGCCTCACTTGTTAGCCATAATGCTTGTAGTAGACAATAGTTATATAAAACATGTAAGGTCTGAACAGAAAGGTGACTGGTAAACTAAATTCGCAGCATGAGAAAACcactaaaatatattaattacttGACACACCAGAAGTAAAAATGATTactcaaaacagaaaacaaaagtcAGTATGTTCTCATAAACTTGCTGTATTCCCTTTTGATACAGCCAAATACTATATGATAAAAGTGCCTGTCTGGTGCCATGAAATCTGTAACAATCTGGATGTGATTCATTTCAGGCAGGAGATACAGGGTCGTCTTGACTGACAGCAGAGTGAGGAGCTTGGAGAATCTTACTGACAACTCCACGGGAACGATGACATCGTCGGTCATCGGTCTTCCTACTGGAGGAACCCTGCAGAAATCAAGATAGGGGATTTGCatctgaatgtaaaacatatgcATGTTATGattctgcattttaaacaaGCATTGCAATCCATACAACTACAGGTAAAGCAAGTACACGCAGGTACAATACCTGCCTGTCAGACATGTTGCAACAAAGTAAAGTACCTTTATATTGCAaatctacacaaacacataccaacTATCTAACAGTTCTTActacatacagaatacacaatgtaatatatatgcACATCCATGTGCAATACACTGTacacaaagaataaaaactgctttaaaactataacaaacatttaaaaaacagcttGTGGGTACTGCTGCTTATACTCTGACAGTTCATTGAGTGTCCAGTCCTTAGACAAGATGGACAAAGTCATTCATGAGATTGTGAGTATGGTTGCATTACAGAGCTGTTTCAGATTTCCAGCTGTTGAGTGTCTTTTTAAAGTCCACAATAGTGATTTTCTCTCAAATGACATGAACAGTGGCTAGGTGTCCACTGGTGAGATTTCAACCTCTAATTCCTCACCTGGCGTTCAGAAAAATACTCACAAttcaactctttttttttttgcataatgaTTTTGATAAAAGATGTTGCCACAATGTAGCTTTATTGAAATCCATGGCAAGGCCACAATACCACCTGATACTGCATCACCTGTTAAAAAAGGTGATGACTTGTACCTTTTCAGCATGTCCTCATTCTGTTTCCTGAGCAGAGCTGTAGGTGAATAGTATTCAAAGTTGTTTATGCCTTCTACGGCTTTGTGCATAGCGGAGACATATTTGAcagctttcattttttcatGCTGATAATGCTCCATTATATTGTACACGCCACTCAAGCCTGCAGTGAAAGAAAGCAAGCTTAAAGTGAGCTGGGAATGTGTCAAACACCTTCCAGTTCATCCTATTGTTCTGAGCAAACCAACACTGTTGTGAATTAAGGGTATGCCATTTTGCCCATTGGCAAGATTAGAAATAAAGGTGTTTACCAACAATTCCTTTGATAGAGTCTGTAATGTCTTTTTGCTCAAACTGCCTGATACACAGCTCTTCTGCCTTGCACAAGAAACAGAGCTGTCAGTGTGCACAGATGAGCACCCGCCGAATGGCCTATTAACACAATGTTATCCTGCATGCTGCAAGAAACAAAAACTACAGTTAAACCAAGTGAACAAAGAGTGCATTTGTACAGCAAACaaattacacaacacacatttccTATGGTAGACTAAACTTTAGTATAATTGTATTCCACCTAGCATATATCATTCTTGCTATGTATAGTAACACATCATTTTCTAccgaaaaaaaaaactataaaatttAGTGAACAGAAACACACTACTCACTTTGTCAGTACTGAATGAATGGCCATTTTCTCTCACGCATACGAGGCTGTCACTTATGTCTTGAATCATATGTAATACCGTCCCCTAAAAAGTAACACATTTCAACTTAAACATTTGATAAGAAAAAGCTGTAGGGCCTAAAGTAAATATTAGTCAGTATTGGCCTACTCAGGTTACATGTATTAAATCTTACTGAGTTGTTGAACACAGTTGGATATAAATGTAAGACCTGTTTCCTCAACAAGTTCAAGatgtaatgtaaaaacataactcctattattaaaatattccagTGTGTACAATATCAATAAAGTCTATTAGTAAACCATACcatattattatatacagttTATTATTGAAAATACAACTTACTTTTGGATATATGGAATAATCAGGGCAAATCACAGAAACACTAAGCTCTTTAGCCATTTATAGAGTTAGAAGACAGTACATTGACCTCTCTCCTGATCTCTAGCCCCCTCTGTACACAAACACTACTACTGGGACAAGCTCAGCATCGCACAGGCTAAGGCTTGGGGAATGGTACAAGTCCATTTTGTTGCCTCGGTGACCAAAAGAGATGCCCTatggaaataaagaaaatctaaTGTCTGTTTCTCCATCATTGGAAATGAATACAGGACATATTTTCTGTTGAAGCTCCTGCAGTAAAATAATCAATCCATATCCGCACAGTCATGTCGCATCTTAACCAACTATAAGACATTTGTCACTGATGATTACAgaataaaagaacataaacagAGTTTGCCTTTTATAAATATTAGAAGAAGAGGCTCATTTTTACCTAAGGCTTATTGGTGACGTTCTTTTCAACACAGTCAACAAACTTGGTATAAATATTCAGCTTCTGACACAAAGCATAAATTGCATTCAGTACTGATGACTCATCTAATACTGCTGTCCTTTTCTTTCCTCCATCTTCTCCAGGAAAGCAAGTGATTTTGATACTGTGGgcagtggttgctcagtggttaaggtacttgactagtaatcagaaggttggcggttcaagccccactgccaccaagttgccactgttgggcccctgagcaagaccctcaattgctcaaattgtactcagtcataaaaaTAAGTATCTTTGGATtataaatgtcagctaaatgtaaatgatactCAGATTAGCTTTTTCAAGATATGTTCACCAAATCTGGTATAATTGTTGAGCCCAAAAGTGCTTGTATGCACTTCATACTGATAAGCATACTAATACACTTCCCATACTGAAGAGCCTGATCAGACATCCGCTTGCATAAATAATGAAGAACATGAAGACTCACTTTAACACACTGCTTGTTATTTTTGACCTTCCTGAACCATGACTTCCATTTGAAAAATAGTTTGCCATACTGAAGATACTTTAGCATTTCCAGCACAGCTCTCGTCAAACAGTATAcatgcctaaggaggagatTGGGACACATCTTAAATCCCAACATGAatcaaaaccacaaaataaGTTTTAGGTTGCAGTTTACCTAGGTTTGAGAGCCTCTAAATACTTTTTGTACCCTGGC is a window from the Electrophorus electricus isolate fEleEle1 chromosome 9, fEleEle1.pri, whole genome shotgun sequence genome containing:
- the si:dkey-193c22.1 gene encoding LOW QUALITY PROTEIN: probable isoprenylcysteine alpha-carbonyl methylesterase ICMEL2 (The sequence of the model RefSeq protein was modified relative to this genomic sequence to represent the inferred CDS: inserted 2 bases in 1 codon; substituted 2 bases at 2 genomic stop codons); translation: MWMGFKYHVTLPVTAGVVFVAIPYSISFVVQALYGWPNKPGYKKYLEALKPRHVYCLTRAVLEMLKYLQYGKLFFKWKSWFRKVKNNKQCVKGISFGHRGNKMDLYHSPSLSLCDAELVPVVVFVYRGGXRSGERSMYCLLTLXMAKELSVSVICPDYSIYPKGTVLHMIQDISDSLVCVRENGHSFSTDKDNIVLIGHSAGAHLCTLTALFLVQGXEELCIRQFEQKDITDSIKGIVGLSGVYNIMEHYQHEKMKAVKYVSAMHKAVEGINNFEYYSPTALLRKQNEDMLKRVPPVGRPMTDDVIVPVELSVRFSKLLTLLSVKTTLYLLPEMNHIQIVTDFMAPDRHFYHIVFGCIKREYSKFMRTY